A section of the Microbacterium sp. MM2322 genome encodes:
- the tkt gene encoding transketolase: protein MSELVWDEIDRRAVDTARVLAADAVEKVGNGHPGTAMSLAPAAYLLYQRVLRHDPTDTHWLGRDRFILSAGHSSLTQYVQLYLGGFGLELDDLKALRTWGSLTPGHPEYGHTKGVEITTGPLGQGLASAVGFAYAARYERGLFDPDADAGTSPFDHHVFVIAGDGDLQEGVTSEAGSLAGHQQLGNLIAIYDSNQISIEDDTNVAFTEDVQARYEAYGWQVQTVDWKKTGEYVEDVAALHTAIEAAKAETSKPSLIILRTIIGWPAPGKQNTGKIHGSALGADELAATKKVLGFDPEEHFAVADDVLAHTRSLAERAATDRAAWQESFDAWAAANPERKALLDRLEAATLPDGIETALPAFEAGKDVSTRAASGLVINALAAELPELWGGSADLAESNLTTIKDAKSFIPSEWSTHEWSGDPYGRVLHFGIREHAMGAIINGIKLHGPTRPFGGTFLIFSDYMRPAVRLAALMNIPSVFVWTHDSVALGEDGPTHQPIEQLATLRLIPNFTVVRPADANETAAAWLEILRRQDGPTGIALTRQNIAVFPRGENGYATTEGVAKGAYVLLDAPEGEPDVVLIATGSEVQLAVAARETLAAEGIGARVVSAPSLEWFAEQDAAYRESVIPTALKARVSVEAGATGLWKAVVGDTGRTIGIDHFGASADYKTLFEKFGVTAEAVVEAARATVKENA, encoded by the coding sequence GTGTCAGAGCTGGTTTGGGACGAGATCGATCGACGCGCGGTCGACACCGCACGTGTGCTGGCGGCCGATGCCGTCGAGAAGGTCGGCAACGGCCACCCCGGAACCGCGATGAGCCTCGCGCCGGCCGCGTATCTGCTCTACCAGCGCGTGCTGCGCCACGACCCGACCGACACCCACTGGCTGGGTCGCGACCGCTTCATCCTCTCCGCGGGTCACTCGTCGCTCACGCAGTACGTCCAGCTCTACCTCGGCGGGTTCGGCCTCGAACTCGACGACCTCAAGGCGCTTCGCACATGGGGGTCCCTCACCCCCGGTCACCCGGAGTACGGCCACACGAAGGGCGTCGAGATCACCACCGGCCCCCTCGGCCAGGGCCTCGCCTCCGCCGTCGGCTTCGCCTACGCCGCCCGTTACGAGCGCGGCCTGTTCGACCCCGACGCGGATGCCGGCACCTCCCCCTTCGATCACCACGTCTTCGTCATCGCCGGGGACGGCGACCTGCAGGAGGGCGTGACTTCCGAAGCCGGCTCCCTCGCCGGTCACCAGCAGCTCGGCAACCTGATCGCCATCTACGACTCCAACCAGATCTCGATCGAGGACGACACCAACGTCGCCTTCACCGAGGACGTCCAGGCCCGTTACGAGGCCTACGGCTGGCAGGTGCAGACCGTCGACTGGAAGAAGACCGGCGAGTACGTCGAAGACGTCGCCGCTCTCCACACCGCGATCGAGGCCGCCAAGGCGGAGACGTCGAAGCCCTCTCTCATCATCCTCAGGACGATCATCGGCTGGCCGGCTCCCGGCAAGCAGAACACCGGCAAGATCCACGGATCAGCCCTCGGAGCCGACGAACTCGCCGCGACGAAGAAGGTGCTCGGGTTCGACCCCGAGGAGCACTTCGCCGTCGCCGACGACGTGCTGGCGCACACCCGTTCGCTCGCCGAGCGTGCTGCGACCGACCGGGCCGCGTGGCAGGAGTCCTTCGACGCCTGGGCCGCTGCGAACCCGGAGCGCAAAGCCCTCCTCGACCGTCTCGAGGCCGCAACCCTGCCGGACGGCATCGAGACCGCCCTTCCCGCGTTCGAGGCGGGCAAGGATGTGTCGACCCGGGCGGCATCCGGCCTCGTCATCAACGCTCTGGCTGCCGAGCTGCCCGAGCTCTGGGGCGGATCGGCCGACCTCGCCGAGTCGAACCTGACGACGATCAAGGACGCGAAGAGCTTCATCCCGTCCGAGTGGTCGACGCACGAATGGTCTGGCGACCCGTATGGCCGCGTGCTGCACTTCGGCATCCGCGAGCACGCCATGGGCGCGATCATCAACGGCATCAAGCTGCACGGACCGACTCGGCCGTTCGGCGGGACGTTCCTGATCTTCAGCGACTACATGCGACCGGCAGTGCGCCTCGCGGCTCTCATGAACATCCCCTCGGTGTTCGTCTGGACGCACGACTCCGTCGCCCTCGGCGAGGACGGTCCGACGCACCAGCCGATCGAACAGCTCGCGACGCTGCGCCTCATCCCGAACTTCACCGTCGTGCGTCCCGCGGATGCGAACGAGACGGCCGCCGCGTGGCTCGAGATCCTCCGTCGACAGGACGGACCGACCGGTATCGCTCTGACCCGTCAGAACATCGCGGTCTTCCCGCGTGGGGAAAACGGCTACGCCACCACCGAGGGCGTCGCGAAGGGTGCCTACGTCCTCCTCGACGCGCCAGAAGGCGAGCCCGATGTCGTCCTGATCGCAACCGGCTCCGAGGTGCAGCTCGCTGTGGCAGCACGCGAGACTCTCGCGGCGGAGGGGATCGGCGCTCGCGTCGTCTCCGCTCCCAGCCTCGAGTGGTTCGCCGAGCAGGATGCCGCCTACCGCGAGTCCGTCATTCCCACCGCGCTGAAGGCGCGCGTCTCGGTAGAGGCTGGCGCCACCGGCCTCTGGAAGGCGGTCGTCGGCGACACCGGACGCACCATCGGAATCGACCACTTCGGCGCCTCCGCCGATTACAAGACCCTGTTCGAGAAGTTCGGCGTCACTGCCGAAGCGGTCGTCGAAGCGGCCCGCGCAACCGTCAAGGAGAACGCATGA
- the sufC gene encoding Fe-S cluster assembly ATPase SufC has protein sequence MPVLEIRDLHVTVETENGETPILNGVTITVRTGETHAIMGPNGSGKSTLAYTIAGHPKYTVTSGTITLDGVDVLAMSVDERARAGLFLAMQYPVEIPGVTVTNFLRTAKTAIDGVAPSIRSWTKDVKGAMQNLRMDPKFAARNVNEGFSGGEKKRHEILQLELLQPKIAILDETDSGLDVDALKIVSEGVNRAKEQSDMGVLLITHYTRILRYIQPDFVHVLVNGRVAEEGGPELAARLEDEGYDRFLTPVGGEQA, from the coding sequence ATGCCTGTCCTCGAGATCCGCGACCTCCACGTGACGGTCGAGACGGAAAACGGCGAGACCCCGATCCTCAACGGTGTGACGATCACCGTCCGCACCGGCGAGACCCACGCCATCATGGGCCCCAACGGCTCGGGCAAGTCGACGCTCGCGTACACGATCGCCGGTCACCCTAAGTACACCGTCACGAGCGGCACGATCACGCTCGACGGCGTCGATGTCCTCGCGATGTCGGTCGATGAACGCGCCCGTGCCGGCCTGTTCCTGGCCATGCAGTACCCGGTCGAGATCCCCGGTGTGACGGTCACGAACTTCCTCCGTACCGCCAAGACGGCGATCGACGGCGTCGCGCCCTCGATCCGCTCGTGGACCAAGGACGTCAAGGGCGCCATGCAGAACCTGCGCATGGACCCGAAGTTCGCGGCCCGCAACGTCAACGAGGGCTTCTCCGGCGGCGAGAAGAAGCGCCACGAGATCCTCCAGCTCGAGCTCCTTCAGCCCAAGATCGCCATCCTCGACGAGACCGACTCGGGTCTCGACGTCGACGCTCTGAAGATCGTCTCCGAGGGTGTCAACCGCGCGAAGGAGCAGAGCGACATGGGCGTCCTGCTCATCACGCACTACACCCGCATCCTCCGCTACATCCAGCCCGACTTCGTTCACGTCCTCGTGAACGGCCGCGTCGCGGAAGAGGGCGGCCCCGAACTCGCGGCACGACTGGAAGACGAGGGTTACGACCGTTTCCTCACGCCGGTCGGCGGCGAGCAGGCCTAG
- the sufB gene encoding Fe-S cluster assembly protein SufB yields MSDVLIDRPELEGLGVYEFGWHDADAAGAIAQRGINEDVVRGISALKSEPEWMLKTRLKGYQLFGRKPMPTWGADLSGIDFDNIKYFVRSTEKQAQTWEDLPEEIRNTYEKLGIPEAERQRLVAGVAAQYESEVVYHQIREDLEQQGVIFMDTDTALREHPEFFEEYFGTVIPAGDNKFAALNTAVWSGGSFVYVPKGVHVEIPLQAYFRINTENMGQFERTLIIADEDSYVHYIEGCTAPIYKSDSLHSAVVEIIVKKNARVRYTTIQNWSNNVYNLVTKRAVAHEGATMEWVDGNIGSKVTMKYPSIYLMGEHAKGETLSVAFAGPGQHQDAGAKMIHMAPYTQSSIVSKSIARGGGRAGYRGEVRVDANAHHSANTVRCDALLVDTISRSDTYPAIDIRVDDVQLGHEATVSKVSEEQLFYLMSRGMPEDEAMAMIVRGFIEPIARELPMEYALELNKLIEMGMEGSVG; encoded by the coding sequence ATGTCGGATGTGCTCATCGACCGTCCCGAACTCGAAGGCCTGGGGGTGTACGAGTTCGGCTGGCACGACGCGGATGCCGCCGGTGCCATCGCCCAGCGCGGTATCAACGAGGACGTCGTCCGCGGGATCTCTGCGCTGAAGAGCGAACCCGAGTGGATGCTGAAGACCCGACTCAAGGGCTATCAGCTCTTCGGTCGCAAGCCCATGCCGACGTGGGGCGCTGACCTCTCCGGTATCGACTTCGACAACATCAAGTACTTCGTGCGCTCGACCGAGAAGCAGGCGCAGACGTGGGAGGACCTCCCCGAGGAGATCCGTAACACGTACGAGAAGCTGGGCATCCCCGAGGCGGAGCGTCAGCGCCTCGTCGCCGGTGTCGCCGCGCAGTACGAGTCCGAGGTCGTCTACCACCAGATCCGCGAGGACCTGGAGCAGCAGGGCGTCATCTTCATGGACACCGACACGGCTCTCCGCGAGCACCCCGAGTTCTTCGAGGAGTACTTCGGCACCGTCATCCCGGCCGGCGACAACAAGTTCGCCGCGCTGAACACGGCCGTCTGGTCGGGTGGATCGTTCGTCTACGTCCCGAAGGGCGTCCACGTCGAGATCCCGCTCCAGGCCTACTTCCGCATCAACACCGAGAACATGGGCCAGTTCGAGCGGACGCTGATCATCGCGGACGAGGACAGCTACGTCCACTACATCGAGGGCTGCACCGCGCCGATCTACAAGAGCGACTCGCTGCACTCCGCCGTGGTCGAGATCATCGTGAAGAAGAACGCCCGCGTTCGGTACACGACGATCCAGAACTGGTCGAACAACGTCTACAACCTCGTCACCAAGCGCGCGGTCGCCCACGAGGGCGCGACGATGGAGTGGGTCGACGGCAACATCGGCTCCAAGGTGACGATGAAGTACCCGTCGATCTACCTGATGGGCGAGCACGCGAAGGGCGAGACCCTGTCGGTCGCTTTCGCAGGCCCCGGCCAGCACCAGGACGCCGGCGCGAAGATGATCCACATGGCTCCGTACACGCAGTCGTCGATCGTCTCCAAGTCGATCGCCCGCGGCGGCGGCCGAGCGGGTTACCGCGGCGAGGTCCGCGTGGACGCGAATGCGCACCACTCCGCCAACACGGTGCGGTGCGATGCGCTCCTGGTCGACACGATCTCGCGCTCCGACACGTACCCCGCCATCGACATCCGTGTGGACGACGTGCAGCTCGGCCACGAGGCGACCGTCTCGAAGGTCAGCGAAGAGCAGTTGTTCTATCTCATGAGCCGCGGCATGCCCGAGGACGAGGCGATGGCGATGATCGTGCGCGGCTTCATCGAGCCGATCGCCCGCGAACTGCCCATGGAGTACGCCCTGGAGCTGAACAAGCTCATCGAGATGGGCATGGAAGGATCCGTCGGCTGA
- a CDS encoding dinucleotide-utilizing enzyme, whose protein sequence is MNTRPRLTRSIPFWLLVAGSLASSAAGAVVLIDKLGTMETALNAGTATGVEVYVGQVWAILGAILIGVGVIGLLLAFTLGSLRAFATAPRGEVAPADVVDEPADIESPETAEPVLDGAAR, encoded by the coding sequence ATGAACACCCGCCCCCGCCTGACCCGCAGCATCCCGTTCTGGCTGCTCGTTGCAGGCTCCCTCGCGTCCAGCGCCGCCGGCGCCGTCGTCCTGATCGACAAGCTCGGGACGATGGAGACCGCGCTCAACGCCGGCACAGCGACCGGCGTGGAGGTCTATGTCGGACAGGTCTGGGCCATCCTCGGCGCCATCCTCATCGGTGTCGGCGTGATCGGTCTGCTGTTGGCCTTCACGCTCGGCTCTCTGCGCGCTTTCGCGACCGCGCCGCGCGGCGAGGTCGCGCCCGCCGACGTCGTGGACGAGCCTGCCGACATCGAGTCGCCTGAGACGGCCGAGCCCGTCCTCGACGGCGCAGCACGCTGA
- a CDS encoding metal-sulfur cluster assembly factor produces MTDTLAPEKYDEVTEALKDVMDPELGVNIVDLGLIYDLGWDDENDALVIHMTLTSAGCPLTDVLEEQTGQALDGVVDRFRINWVWMPPWGPEKITDDGRDMMRALGFSI; encoded by the coding sequence ATGACCGACACGCTCGCACCCGAGAAGTACGACGAGGTCACCGAGGCCTTGAAGGACGTGATGGACCCCGAACTCGGAGTCAACATCGTCGACCTCGGCCTGATCTACGACCTGGGATGGGACGACGAGAACGACGCGCTCGTCATCCACATGACCTTGACCTCCGCGGGCTGCCCGCTGACGGATGTTCTCGAGGAACAGACGGGCCAGGCCTTGGACGGCGTGGTGGACCGTTTCCGGATCAACTGGGTCTGGATGCCGCCGTGGGGACCCGAGAAGATCACCGATGACGGCCGCGACATGATGCGGGCCCTCGGGTTCTCGATCTGA
- the sufD gene encoding Fe-S cluster assembly protein SufD, which produces MTTATQAPASDAKGHIDPAAMLTGKAAVPVQTRSARPWSFDPDDFGAPTGREVNWKHTPLDRVASLLVNEPAPHDVIGVEVAGPDAVEHRRLQKDEGPRGEVFRPEDVVSAIAWAQEPEAPLIRIPADTELDEPVLVTLTGRGGVAHAHVVIEAQANSRGTVVLRHEGSAAQAQNVEIIVRDGASLTVVSVQRWDDDAVHLAAHQARVDRDATLTHIVVSLGGGLVRVNPSVELAGSGARGRLYGLSFADAGQHLESQVYLHHKGDHTNGDVLYKSALQGASARTVWIGDVLIGPDAVGTDSYEANRNLVLTDGARADSIPNLEIETGDIVGAGHASATGRFDDEQLFYLQARGIDEEQARRLVVLGFLAEIVQKIGIPSLEEEFIAAIEAELTAGVPA; this is translated from the coding sequence ATGACGACAGCGACTCAGGCCCCCGCATCCGATGCGAAGGGCCACATCGACCCTGCGGCGATGTTGACCGGTAAGGCAGCCGTTCCGGTGCAGACGCGTTCCGCGCGTCCGTGGTCGTTCGACCCGGACGACTTCGGTGCCCCCACGGGCCGCGAGGTCAACTGGAAGCACACCCCCCTCGACCGCGTCGCGTCCCTGCTCGTGAACGAGCCGGCTCCGCACGACGTGATCGGCGTCGAGGTGGCCGGTCCGGATGCCGTTGAGCACCGTCGCCTGCAGAAGGACGAGGGTCCTCGCGGTGAGGTCTTCCGCCCCGAGGACGTCGTGAGCGCGATCGCGTGGGCCCAGGAGCCCGAGGCGCCACTCATCCGCATCCCCGCCGACACGGAGCTCGACGAGCCCGTCCTGGTGACGTTGACCGGTCGCGGTGGTGTCGCGCACGCGCACGTCGTCATCGAGGCGCAGGCGAACTCCCGGGGGACCGTCGTCCTTCGTCACGAGGGCTCCGCCGCGCAGGCCCAGAACGTCGAGATCATCGTGCGGGACGGTGCGTCGCTGACCGTCGTCTCCGTCCAGCGGTGGGACGACGACGCCGTGCACCTCGCGGCGCACCAGGCGCGCGTCGACCGCGACGCGACCCTCACGCACATCGTCGTCAGCCTCGGCGGCGGCCTCGTGCGGGTCAACCCCTCGGTCGAACTCGCCGGTTCCGGCGCGCGGGGCCGCCTCTACGGGCTTTCGTTCGCGGATGCGGGCCAGCACCTCGAGAGCCAGGTCTACCTGCACCACAAGGGCGACCACACGAACGGCGACGTCCTCTACAAGAGTGCGCTGCAGGGCGCGTCGGCACGGACGGTCTGGATCGGCGACGTGCTGATCGGACCGGATGCCGTCGGCACCGACTCCTACGAGGCGAACCGCAACCTGGTCCTCACGGATGGTGCACGCGCCGATTCGATCCCGAACCTCGAGATCGAGACCGGCGACATCGTCGGCGCCGGTCACGCGAGTGCCACCGGACGGTTCGACGACGAGCAGCTCTTCTACCTTCAGGCGCGCGGAATCGACGAGGAGCAGGCACGACGCCTCGTCGTCCTCGGCTTCCTCGCTGAGATCGTCCAGAAGATCGGCATCCCCTCGCTCGAAGAGGAGTTCATCGCCGCGATCGAGGCTGAGCTCACGGCCGGTGTCCCTGCATGA
- a CDS encoding COX15/CtaA family protein: protein MLITASTPTAPSATRTPRLLPLFAWLSFIAETLIIATGGAVRLTGSGLGCPTWPTCTPESLVATPEMGIHGVIEFGNRTLTGLVGILALIVVILVWRMRHTRRDLFVLALIVLGGVVAQAVVGGITVLTGLNPFIVGFHYVVSLVLVCVCAAFLVRMKETAARRVRVVPTWYAGMAHLTTAVLAVTIAFGVLTTGAGPHSGDAAAGRNGFNAELLEHIHAWPGYTLLALTLVLVAVAWARTLRPRTWATVLLAAEAVQIAVGLYQARNGLPEIAVGVHMVLAALTAATMTVVILRMKAPVPDAAVASH from the coding sequence ATGCTCATCACCGCGTCGACACCGACCGCCCCGTCTGCGACCCGGACGCCGCGGCTGCTGCCTCTGTTCGCCTGGCTCTCGTTCATCGCCGAGACGCTGATCATCGCCACAGGCGGTGCAGTGCGCTTGACGGGCTCGGGGCTCGGCTGCCCGACCTGGCCCACGTGCACGCCGGAGTCGCTCGTCGCGACGCCCGAGATGGGCATCCACGGGGTCATCGAGTTCGGCAACCGCACGCTGACGGGCCTCGTCGGCATCTTGGCGCTCATCGTCGTCATCCTCGTCTGGCGGATGCGGCACACCCGCCGCGATCTCTTCGTCCTGGCACTCATCGTGCTCGGCGGCGTCGTCGCGCAGGCCGTCGTCGGTGGCATCACCGTCCTGACGGGCCTCAACCCGTTCATCGTCGGCTTCCACTACGTCGTATCCCTCGTCCTGGTGTGCGTCTGCGCCGCCTTCCTGGTGCGCATGAAGGAAACGGCCGCACGCCGGGTCCGAGTCGTCCCCACCTGGTACGCGGGCATGGCGCATCTGACCACCGCGGTCCTCGCTGTGACCATCGCCTTCGGCGTCCTGACCACCGGCGCGGGCCCCCACTCGGGTGACGCAGCCGCGGGTCGCAACGGATTCAACGCGGAGCTCCTCGAGCACATCCACGCGTGGCCGGGCTACACCCTCCTCGCGCTGACGCTGGTCCTCGTCGCGGTCGCCTGGGCGCGCACACTGCGCCCTCGCACCTGGGCGACGGTGCTCCTCGCGGCTGAAGCCGTGCAGATCGCAGTGGGCCTGTATCAGGCGCGCAACGGCCTCCCCGAGATCGCCGTCGGCGTCCATATGGTGCTCGCCGCCCTGACCGCGGCCACCATGACGGTCGTCATCCTCCGAATGAAGGCTCCGGTACCCGACGCGGCCGTCGCGTCTCACTGA
- a CDS encoding ABC transporter ATP-binding protein, whose product MTAHRTLTAEGISLAYGDRTIVDTLNLTVPAGKVTAIVGANACGKSTLLKAMARLLSPTSGQVLLDGKNIHRMPTKQVARDLGLLPQSPIAPEGIAVSDLVSRGRTPHHGPLARWTAADDAAVAEALEATDIVAIADRPVDELSGGQRQRVWIAMALAQQTDVLLLDEPTTFLDVSHQIDVLDLLTDLNQTRGTTIVMVLHDLNLAARYADHLVAMCAGRIFASGEPEHVLTAETVQEVFGLDSRVIPDPLTGRPLVLPIGRHHVPAPLDGAAR is encoded by the coding sequence ATGACCGCGCACCGCACCCTCACCGCGGAGGGCATCTCCCTCGCGTACGGCGATCGGACGATCGTCGACACCCTGAACCTCACCGTCCCCGCAGGCAAGGTCACCGCCATCGTGGGCGCGAACGCGTGCGGCAAATCGACGCTGCTCAAGGCGATGGCGCGCCTCCTCTCCCCCACGTCGGGACAGGTCCTCCTCGACGGCAAGAACATCCACCGGATGCCGACGAAGCAGGTCGCGCGCGATCTCGGGCTGCTGCCGCAGTCGCCCATCGCCCCTGAGGGCATCGCCGTCTCCGACCTCGTCAGCCGCGGCCGGACACCGCACCATGGCCCGCTCGCACGATGGACCGCAGCCGACGATGCCGCCGTCGCGGAGGCGCTCGAAGCGACCGACATCGTCGCCATCGCGGACCGACCGGTCGACGAGCTCTCAGGCGGGCAGCGCCAGCGCGTCTGGATCGCGATGGCACTGGCGCAGCAAACGGACGTCCTGCTCCTCGACGAGCCGACGACCTTCCTCGACGTCAGCCACCAGATCGACGTCCTCGACCTGCTGACCGACCTGAATCAGACGCGCGGCACCACGATCGTGATGGTGCTCCACGACCTCAATCTGGCCGCCCGCTATGCCGACCACCTGGTCGCGATGTGCGCGGGTCGAATCTTCGCCTCGGGCGAGCCCGAGCACGTCCTCACGGCCGAGACGGTCCAGGAGGTGTTCGGCCTCGACAGCCGTGTCATCCCCGATCCCCTCACTGGTCGACCGTTGGTCCTTCCCATCGGCCGCCACCACGTCCCCGCGCCGCTCGACGGCGCCGCCCGCTGA
- a CDS encoding siderophore-interacting protein, which translates to MTQSTMAFFRASVASVADVTPSFRRFTFKDTALSIYGDPGFDQRVKVLFPTPTAPIDSMPTGEDWYDQWRALPDDARPVMRTYTTRAVRNADNEVDIDMVAHDVMGPASAWIADAKAGDEVLILAPTTAHTGINYGIDFVPPAKTDNILLAGDETAAPAIARILEQLPADARGVVVLEVPHPDDIAYLPAHPGFELITAAREGEGRRHDHLIAAVTEVASRLAPQGIGAEVEEIDVDHDILWEVPRTAKGGAALKSAPLYAWLAGEASAIKALRRHLVSEVGVDRRAVAFMGYWRLGRSEN; encoded by the coding sequence ATGACCCAGAGCACCATGGCCTTCTTCCGCGCATCCGTGGCGTCCGTCGCCGACGTGACCCCGAGCTTTCGCCGCTTCACCTTCAAGGACACGGCGCTCTCGATCTACGGTGACCCGGGATTCGACCAGCGGGTCAAAGTCCTCTTCCCCACCCCGACGGCACCTATCGACTCGATGCCCACCGGCGAGGACTGGTACGACCAGTGGCGGGCACTCCCCGACGACGCGCGCCCTGTGATGCGGACCTACACGACTCGCGCGGTACGCAACGCCGACAACGAGGTCGACATCGACATGGTCGCACACGACGTGATGGGGCCCGCCTCCGCCTGGATCGCCGATGCGAAGGCCGGTGACGAGGTCCTGATCCTCGCCCCCACGACAGCCCACACCGGCATCAACTACGGCATCGACTTCGTGCCCCCGGCGAAGACCGACAACATCCTCCTGGCGGGAGACGAGACGGCAGCTCCCGCGATCGCCCGGATCCTCGAGCAGTTGCCCGCCGACGCTCGAGGTGTCGTGGTCCTCGAGGTCCCCCACCCCGACGACATCGCCTACCTCCCCGCACATCCCGGCTTCGAGCTCATCACGGCCGCACGGGAGGGCGAAGGCCGCCGCCACGATCACCTCATCGCCGCCGTCACGGAGGTCGCCTCCCGCCTCGCGCCCCAAGGGATCGGAGCGGAAGTCGAGGAGATCGACGTGGACCACGACATCCTGTGGGAGGTCCCCCGCACGGCCAAGGGCGGTGCCGCTCTGAAGAGCGCTCCGTTGTACGCGTGGCTCGCCGGCGAGGCATCCGCCATCAAGGCCCTCCGACGCCACCTGGTGAGCGAGGTCGGCGTCGATCGCCGTGCCGTCGCGTTCATGGGGTACTGGCGGTTGGGCCGCTCGGAGAACTGA
- a CDS encoding heme o synthase, producing the protein MALTDTGARESAPARQSFGRTLRAYVQLTKPRVLELLLVTTIPVMFLAENGLPDLWLILATVVGGAMSAGSAASFNMYLDRDIDAHMKRTENRPLVTGEVSPRGALVFSWTLAVVSTVWLLVFTNWVAAALSATAIFFYVVIYTILLKRRTEQNIVWGGIAGCFPVIIGWSAVTSSLTWTPFILFLLVFLWTPPHYWPLSMKYKGDYAEVDVPMLGATRNGAQVGLQVILYAWATIASSLLLIPVAGMGLVYTVSALVFGGWFVYESHLLYSRAVRGEKVQPMRVFHASITYLTLLFVAIAIDPLLPF; encoded by the coding sequence ATGGCACTCACGGACACCGGCGCGCGCGAATCCGCGCCCGCTCGACAGTCGTTCGGCCGAACCCTCCGCGCGTACGTTCAGCTGACGAAGCCGCGCGTGCTCGAGCTCCTCCTCGTCACGACGATCCCCGTCATGTTCCTCGCGGAGAACGGTCTGCCCGACCTCTGGCTCATTCTCGCGACGGTCGTGGGCGGTGCCATGAGCGCCGGCTCCGCGGCATCCTTCAACATGTACCTCGATCGCGACATCGACGCTCACATGAAGCGGACGGAGAACCGTCCGCTGGTGACGGGCGAGGTATCGCCCCGCGGTGCGCTCGTGTTCTCGTGGACCCTCGCCGTCGTCTCGACGGTGTGGCTCCTGGTCTTCACGAACTGGGTCGCGGCTGCCCTGAGCGCCACCGCGATCTTCTTCTACGTCGTCATCTACACGATCCTGCTGAAGCGCCGTACGGAACAGAACATCGTCTGGGGCGGGATCGCCGGGTGCTTCCCCGTCATCATCGGCTGGTCTGCCGTCACGAGTTCGCTCACGTGGACGCCCTTCATCCTCTTCCTCCTCGTCTTCCTCTGGACTCCGCCGCACTACTGGCCGCTGTCGATGAAGTACAAGGGGGATTACGCCGAGGTCGACGTGCCGATGCTCGGCGCGACCCGCAACGGTGCCCAGGTCGGTCTGCAGGTCATCCTCTACGCATGGGCCACCATCGCGAGCTCGCTTCTGCTGATCCCGGTCGCAGGCATGGGCCTCGTGTACACCGTGTCGGCCCTCGTCTTCGGTGGCTGGTTCGTGTACGAATCACACCTTCTCTACTCCCGTGCCGTGCGGGGCGAGAAGGTTCAGCCGATGCGCGTGTTCCACGCGTCGATCACCTACTTGACGCTGCTGTTCGTCGCGATCGCGATCGACCCGCTGCTGCCCTTCTGA
- a CDS encoding non-heme iron oxygenase ferredoxin subunit, which produces MSAQKVLSLSELTQDEAVRVEVNGVPMAVVLDAQGEVHAIGDTCTHGDISLADGFVEGESLECWAHGSAFSLRTGRPLNLPAYEPVPVYEVTIEGDDVLIDPTVTKAVN; this is translated from the coding sequence ATGAGCGCGCAGAAGGTCCTCAGCCTCAGCGAACTGACCCAGGACGAGGCGGTTCGCGTCGAGGTGAACGGTGTGCCCATGGCGGTCGTGCTCGACGCCCAGGGCGAGGTGCACGCGATCGGCGACACCTGCACCCACGGTGACATCTCACTCGCCGACGGTTTCGTCGAAGGAGAGTCGTTGGAGTGCTGGGCCCACGGGTCCGCGTTCTCGCTGCGCACCGGCCGACCCCTGAACCTCCCGGCCTACGAGCCGGTGCCCGTCTACGAGGTCACGATCGAGGGGGACGATGTCCTCATCGATCCCACCGTGACCAAAGCCGTGAACTGA